In Dethiosulfovibrio salsuginis, a genomic segment contains:
- a CDS encoding RAMP superfamily CRISPR-associated protein, whose protein sequence is MKSILIEIQILSFWHAGSGIGRGSDLDAMVYRDVTGLPCLPGRTVKGILREGFQVCEDAGMLSSGKTAELFGSPATKERDSAPGSLRFNDAQLPEPDRSYLASSEGALLRQSLYSSFASTSLDENGLAKDYTLRTIELAVPVTLVTSVSSMTGSDVCLEDFIKACSVVRGIGGHRTRGLGRCRWTAKDGGELGV, encoded by the coding sequence ATGAAATCGATCCTCATAGAGATTCAGATCCTCAGCTTCTGGCACGCCGGATCGGGGATAGGCAGAGGCTCCGATCTGGACGCCATGGTCTACAGAGACGTAACGGGCCTTCCCTGTCTGCCTGGCAGGACGGTAAAAGGGATCCTTCGAGAGGGATTTCAGGTCTGCGAGGACGCCGGGATGTTGAGCTCCGGCAAAACGGCGGAGCTCTTTGGCTCTCCCGCCACGAAAGAACGAGACTCGGCCCCTGGCTCCCTCAGGTTCAACGATGCCCAGCTTCCCGAGCCCGACCGGTCGTATCTCGCCTCCTCGGAGGGAGCCCTTTTGAGACAGTCTCTCTACTCCTCCTTCGCCTCAACCAGCCTGGACGAAAACGGACTGGCGAAGGATTACACCTTGAGGACCATAGAGCTGGCGGTCCCGGTCACCTTGGTCACGTCGGTCAGCTCTATGACAGGGAGCGACGTATGCCTTGAGGACTTCATCAAGGCCTGCTCGGTGGTCAGAGGAATCGGTGGTCACAGGACCAGAGGGTTAGGTCGCTGTCGCTGGACGGCGAAAGACGGAGGTGAGCTCGGTGTTTAA
- a CDS encoding Cas10/Cmr2 second palm domain-containing protein, whose amino-acid sequence MWYYVFAAKGLQDFILKGDKLRLMVGGSAIIEDLSVNFFGKLFEGLGLRPGEDYDIISKAAGGVRVLFFHEGDGEEVLKVVPMALSLYASGLDFVQTLLPVEDGLAETMKKAEKVLMNRRGLAFPSLPPAGPLAERCPRSGLPGVGSFSQGGDREPADLSMVLRDRASSGLAHSFMAEKALGADRAKDDTIQLPMDMAEIVRGDKSDVAVVHIDGNGLGAMVIKLFDGLSGEKDDSVAKVYKNFSSAIQSASERSLQIALSPLVEETVEKGGRFYPFRPLVCAGDDVTVILRGADGLDFADRFLCAFEEESAKELGGLNLPDLSEGLTACAGIAYVKSNFPFSQAYELSESLCSYAKDKTNRSCSSLAFWRVTTTMADDFSGIIERELTFGDVVMTMMPYTTGGKTKGQLSPSLASLRALKDSVSAMPRGTLRGILSKVAVGKDRACRDFERIIQVHKDKGDHCKNLLEALKAITGRDGKDSLFSEDNRSPLHDGIDLCSIDKSR is encoded by the coding sequence ATGTGGTATTACGTGTTCGCCGCAAAGGGATTGCAGGATTTTATCCTTAAAGGCGACAAGCTTCGGCTTATGGTCGGCGGTAGCGCAATAATCGAAGACCTATCGGTGAACTTTTTCGGCAAGTTGTTCGAGGGGCTGGGCCTCAGGCCCGGCGAGGACTACGACATTATCTCCAAAGCAGCAGGGGGTGTAAGGGTCCTGTTCTTTCACGAGGGAGACGGTGAGGAGGTTCTCAAGGTAGTCCCGATGGCCCTGTCCCTCTACGCATCGGGGCTGGACTTCGTCCAGACTCTGCTTCCAGTGGAGGACGGTCTGGCGGAGACCATGAAAAAAGCGGAAAAGGTGCTTATGAACCGGCGAGGGCTGGCCTTTCCATCGCTGCCTCCGGCTGGCCCTCTTGCGGAGCGGTGTCCCAGATCTGGGCTCCCTGGGGTAGGCAGTTTTTCCCAAGGTGGAGATAGAGAGCCTGCGGACCTATCTATGGTCCTAAGGGACAGAGCGTCCTCCGGCCTGGCCCATTCCTTTATGGCGGAAAAAGCCCTCGGAGCGGACAGGGCAAAAGACGACACGATTCAGTTGCCTATGGACATGGCGGAGATCGTTAGAGGCGATAAAAGCGACGTGGCTGTGGTCCATATAGACGGCAACGGCCTAGGGGCTATGGTGATAAAGCTTTTCGATGGGCTTTCCGGCGAGAAAGACGACAGTGTGGCCAAAGTGTACAAGAATTTCTCCTCGGCTATCCAGAGTGCCTCGGAGCGGTCCCTTCAGATCGCCCTGTCCCCTCTCGTCGAGGAAACCGTCGAAAAGGGAGGTCGCTTTTATCCTTTCCGCCCCTTAGTCTGCGCCGGAGACGACGTCACCGTCATCCTAAGAGGGGCAGATGGCCTGGATTTCGCCGATCGCTTCTTGTGTGCCTTCGAGGAGGAAAGCGCCAAAGAGCTGGGAGGTCTGAACCTTCCGGATCTATCGGAGGGGTTGACCGCCTGTGCGGGAATCGCCTACGTAAAGAGCAACTTCCCTTTCTCCCAAGCCTACGAACTGAGCGAGTCCCTCTGTTCCTATGCCAAGGACAAAACCAACCGAAGCTGCTCTTCTTTGGCCTTCTGGAGGGTCACCACCACTATGGCCGACGACTTCAGCGGGATCATAGAGCGAGAACTCACCTTCGGCGACGTGGTCATGACCATGATGCCCTATACCACCGGAGGCAAGACCAAGGGGCAGCTCTCTCCATCTCTGGCCTCCTTGAGAGCTCTGAAGGACTCGGTCTCCGCCATGCCAAGAGGCACCTTAAGGGGGATACTATCCAAAGTCGCAGTAGGGAAAGACAGGGCCTGTAGGGATTTTGAGCGGATAATCCAGGTTCACAAGGATAAAGGGGATCATTGCAAAAATCTACTGGAAGCCCTTAAGGCTATAACCGGCAGGGACGGAAAGGACTCCCTTTTCTCGGAAGATAACCGCAGTCCCCTTCACGATGGTATAGACCTCTGCTCCATCGATAAATCGAGATAG
- a CDS encoding reverse transcriptase domain-containing protein translates to MGRLFDVVTSVPELIRAWEVVRRKGGSSAGVDGVRLDDFALGLGEHLGNLHRELISGGYDPSPLLSIRLPKKTPGEWRQIGIPTIKDRVIFHSLVEVLHYLLEPVFMDSSFAFRQGCGVREAIDLALALLREGNTWAVRGDIRGCFDSMSWTILSRSLRRYVPDDGVRSLLNRGIRLPYLHGRRLITRTKGLPQGTGFSPPLANMYLHHFDVSMAQRGFSVIRYGDDWMILCPNRKEAERAWKTAMRELAMLEVEINRAKSGIFDLSRQEVSFLGFNIGRGRIDGDSSAWNRFRRCVDVLRDPESSEDSRRLARSELAGIKAMYRGIGEF, encoded by the coding sequence TTGGGAAGGCTTTTTGACGTGGTGACCTCCGTTCCCGAGTTGATCCGGGCATGGGAGGTCGTCCGAAGAAAAGGAGGTAGCTCCGCCGGTGTCGACGGCGTCAGACTAGATGATTTTGCCCTAGGGCTGGGCGAACACCTTGGGAACCTCCACCGAGAGCTGATCTCCGGTGGATACGATCCATCGCCTCTTCTCTCCATCAGGCTCCCCAAGAAAACCCCCGGCGAATGGCGTCAGATAGGCATACCTACGATAAAAGACAGAGTGATATTTCATAGCTTGGTCGAGGTGCTTCACTACCTTCTGGAGCCGGTATTTATGGACTCCAGCTTTGCCTTCAGACAGGGCTGTGGCGTGAGAGAGGCCATAGATCTGGCCCTGGCACTCCTGAGGGAAGGCAACACCTGGGCTGTGAGAGGGGATATCAGAGGGTGTTTTGACTCTATGAGCTGGACGATCCTCTCCAGGTCTCTCAGACGGTACGTTCCAGACGACGGAGTAAGGAGCCTGCTCAACAGGGGCATTCGACTGCCCTATCTTCACGGCAGAAGGCTCATAACCAGAACTAAGGGCCTGCCTCAGGGTACGGGCTTTTCCCCTCCCTTAGCCAACATGTATCTCCATCACTTCGATGTCTCTATGGCCCAGAGAGGCTTTTCGGTTATCCGGTATGGAGACGACTGGATGATCCTCTGCCCTAACAGAAAAGAGGCCGAAAGGGCCTGGAAAACCGCCATGAGGGAGCTGGCCATGCTGGAGGTCGAGATCAACAGGGCCAAGAGCGGCATCTTCGACCTCTCCAGACAGGAGGTTTCCTTCCTTGGGTTTAACATAGGCAGAGGGAGGATCGACGGAGACTCCTCCGCCTGGAACCGTTTTCGTAGGTGTGTTGACGTCCTTAGAGATCCTGAATCCTCCGAGGATAGCCGACGGCTCGCCAGAAGCGAACTCGCCGGCATAAAAGCGATGTACAGGGGAATCGGAGAGTTCTAG
- the cas2 gene encoding CRISPR-associated endonuclease Cas2, whose translation MKSFYLVGYDIVSDKRRSKVASIMESFGYRVQYSLFECRLDRRDFGSMVKQLAPYVDKGQGDSIRIYRLCEACVSKAMYYGACPDPWERPEIII comes from the coding sequence ATGAAAAGCTTCTATCTGGTCGGCTACGACATAGTATCGGACAAAAGGAGGTCCAAAGTGGCCTCCATAATGGAGTCCTTCGGATATCGGGTTCAGTACAGCCTCTTCGAGTGTCGATTGGACCGCAGGGACTTTGGCTCTATGGTTAAGCAGCTGGCTCCCTATGTGGATAAGGGGCAGGGCGACTCCATAAGGATATACAGGCTCTGTGAAGCCTGTGTATCGAAGGCTATGTACTATGGAGCCTGCCCCGATCCCTGGGAGAGGCCGGAGATAATTATTTAG
- the cas1 gene encoding CRISPR-associated endonuclease Cas1, whose translation MATVYLESPGLVLRRRGGALEMCRGDSILKVIPMADVDSVVVSSWAKITTPLMMEFLERGISVHYLKPGGRYMGSVTPARSRGWEVKMAQYETLRDEARRLNLARSIVLGKLLGQRLLLQRSVYRGKDIDGTLLKASTDLKGLSRMASMAEDMDYLRGLEGHGAAIYFASWPLLLRPPWSLDGRNRRPPRDPVNAMLSFGYTLLVGVIHNAVIGAGLDPLVGYLHPPFRNRSSLVLDLMEEFRPAVIDRAVISLCNRGDMEPHWFELSPDGVTMTPSARRRLISSVEDRLNTEVTDRGSGITTTFRRHADFQARRWASALKDDEDYRPLVFG comes from the coding sequence ATGGCTACCGTCTACCTCGAGAGTCCAGGGCTGGTCCTGAGACGGAGAGGAGGAGCCCTCGAGATGTGTCGAGGGGACTCGATTCTAAAGGTCATACCTATGGCCGATGTCGACTCCGTAGTGGTCTCCTCCTGGGCCAAGATAACCACCCCTCTCATGATGGAGTTTCTCGAGAGGGGCATATCGGTTCACTACCTTAAGCCTGGGGGAAGGTACATGGGAAGCGTCACCCCCGCCAGATCCAGAGGCTGGGAGGTGAAGATGGCCCAGTACGAGACATTGAGAGACGAGGCTCGTCGTTTGAATCTGGCCAGAAGCATAGTGCTCGGAAAGCTCCTAGGCCAGAGGTTGTTGCTCCAGAGGTCGGTCTATAGAGGTAAAGACATAGATGGCACGTTGCTCAAAGCGTCCACAGACCTAAAAGGACTGTCTAGAATGGCCTCTATGGCGGAAGACATGGACTACCTAAGGGGCTTAGAGGGCCACGGTGCGGCGATTTACTTCGCATCGTGGCCCTTGCTGCTTCGTCCGCCTTGGTCCCTCGACGGAAGAAACCGCCGTCCCCCGAGGGATCCGGTCAACGCCATGCTCTCCTTTGGCTACACCCTGCTGGTAGGGGTTATCCATAACGCCGTTATAGGGGCAGGGCTAGACCCTCTGGTGGGCTACCTTCACCCTCCTTTTAGGAATAGATCCTCCCTAGTTTTGGACCTTATGGAGGAGTTTCGGCCTGCGGTGATCGACAGGGCGGTTATCTCCCTCTGCAACAGAGGGGACATGGAGCCTCACTGGTTTGAGCTATCGCCTGATGGAGTCACCATGACCCCCTCCGCTCGGCGACGACTGATCTCCTCCGTCGAGGACAGGCTGAATACGGAGGTCACCGACAGAGGATCGGGAATAACCACCACCTTCCGCCGTCACGCCGACTTTCAGGCCAGAAGGTGGGCCAGCGCCCTAAAAGACGACGAAGACTACAGGCCCCTGGTCTTCGGGTGA
- a CDS encoding sigma 54-interacting transcriptional regulator, producing the protein MAKKKNQVEGGIALPVYLCGGDAIPQDSLEKLLVECQNRCSKSASRRKEMKDNGNIFAVVDNIDDGALAIGTPDAILEAIEESKKSPLLPVIAILEGATWGQSVEKLHGNRGLSLMGIFRQTHLGLTDEEDEDLDELARFQSTLVDLYRKEVRREKGEESLTKAIDWKAKVEEGHGPRFFSLCADPATQGLMDSLKSSLRSLANDKKLGGLSKTRSEVADDPEQRKSLSSLGDILGISGSRLPSILLLGETGTGKSLLARWIAEALFPGQTDGFASMNISAIPSELVDSMLFGAVEGSYTGMKGGEDVPGFFLANAGKVVFLDEIGDMRSDHQTRLLTYMDSGTVRPVGYHGEPIAAPVILVAATNRPLREWVASGKDSFRGDLLHRFDHVVEIPSIRERQADRKLLISLVLQDKEVNPCGVVERISLDAINHLIKKDYPGNFRELRFTIRQAVQKASLEGNKTICLRHCI; encoded by the coding sequence AATACCCCAGGATTCCCTAGAAAAACTCCTCGTCGAATGTCAAAACAGATGCTCCAAAAGCGCATCTCGTCGCAAGGAGATGAAGGATAACGGCAATATTTTCGCCGTGGTGGATAATATCGATGATGGGGCTCTGGCGATAGGGACCCCCGACGCCATATTGGAGGCCATTGAGGAGAGCAAAAAAAGCCCCTTACTCCCGGTGATAGCTATCCTTGAAGGGGCCACCTGGGGCCAGAGCGTCGAGAAACTACACGGAAACAGAGGACTGTCTCTGATGGGCATCTTCAGGCAGACCCACCTGGGGCTCACCGACGAAGAGGACGAAGACCTCGACGAGCTTGCCAGGTTTCAATCCACCCTTGTTGACCTGTATCGAAAAGAGGTCCGCAGAGAAAAAGGAGAGGAATCCCTCACCAAGGCTATAGACTGGAAGGCCAAGGTGGAGGAAGGCCATGGACCGAGGTTCTTCAGCCTCTGTGCCGACCCCGCAACCCAAGGGCTTATGGACAGCCTTAAATCGTCTCTCAGGTCCCTTGCGAACGATAAAAAATTGGGGGGATTAAGTAAAACAAGATCTGAAGTGGCAGATGATCCAGAGCAGCGAAAATCCCTCTCTAGCTTAGGCGATATCCTTGGAATTTCAGGCTCTAGGCTACCCTCCATCCTGCTCCTAGGTGAGACCGGGACGGGAAAAAGCCTTCTGGCCCGGTGGATCGCCGAAGCTCTGTTCCCCGGCCAGACCGACGGATTCGCATCGATGAACATCTCAGCGATACCGTCGGAGCTGGTGGACTCCATGCTGTTTGGGGCGGTAGAGGGATCTTATACCGGGATGAAGGGAGGGGAGGATGTTCCGGGGTTCTTTTTAGCCAACGCAGGGAAAGTCGTCTTTCTGGACGAGATTGGCGACATGAGGTCGGATCATCAGACCAGGCTCCTGACCTACATGGACAGCGGCACCGTCAGACCTGTGGGATATCACGGCGAGCCTATCGCCGCTCCGGTGATTCTGGTGGCGGCCACAAACAGGCCCCTCAGGGAATGGGTTGCCTCGGGCAAAGACAGCTTCCGTGGAGACCTGCTTCATCGTTTCGACCACGTGGTGGAGATTCCCTCCATAAGGGAGAGGCAGGCGGACAGAAAACTCCTGATCAGCCTGGTGCTCCAGGATAAGGAGGTCAACCCCTGTGGTGTGGTGGAACGGATCTCCCTGGACGCCATAAATCACCTGATAAAAAAGGACTACCCCGGCAATTTCAGAGAGCTGAGGTTCACCATCAGACAGGCGGTCCAGAAGGCCTCTCTGGAGGGGAATAAAACCATCTGCCTTAGACACTGTATTTAG